From the Corythoichthys intestinalis isolate RoL2023-P3 chromosome 13, ASM3026506v1, whole genome shotgun sequence genome, one window contains:
- the si:ch211-63p21.1 gene encoding uncharacterized protein si:ch211-63p21.1: MHVRESEFGFYFETRSSSYAIPSCIPPICPRPDLSIITTSDVTGDLLQCQTSSRSSTGLVDLLGPFACSTCVREAGKLGSIIMTRNSEGYGTEEECVLSDPQGESDADADIEDADCRLQEPGSLQRISSRRRKRQRLARQDTTESEDDGGLSHASHRWNLRLSPDRTHSRTILEESISQVRPLIISRSKQREPAPEPRTWTPSLAPPLVVVFLAIAAAIASFLLPWVRN; the protein is encoded by the exons ATGCACGTACGAGAATCAGAGttcggcttttattttgaaacccGCTCATCCTCTTACGCAATTCCGTCCTGCATCCCGCCGATATGCCCTCGGCcagacctgtcaatcatcactacgagtgacgtcacggGGGATTTGCTACAATGTCAAACATCGTCGCGTTCAAGCACCGGACTCGTTGACCTTTTAGGTCCCTTTGCGTGTTCCACATGTGTTCGAG aagCGGGTAAACTCGGCTCAATCATCATGACCCGTAATTCCGAGGGATACGGAACTGAG GAGGAATGCGTGCTGTCCGACCCCCAAGGAGAAAGCGACGCGGATGCAGATATAGAAGACGCCGACTGCAG ACTCCAAGAACCCGGCTCGCTCCAGCGGATCAGCTCCAGGCGCCGCAAACGGCAGCGACTGGCTCGGCAGGACACCACTGAAAGCGAAGACGACGGCGGGCTCTCGCACGCGTCGCATCGATGGAACTTGCGGCTCAGCCCGGATCGGACGCACAGCCGGACCATCCTGGAG GAGAGCATCTCGCAGGTGAGACCGCTTATCATCTCCAGGTCAAAGCAGCGAGAACCGGCTCCAGAACCTCGCACGTGGACGCCTTCTTTGGCGCCCCCGCTGGTGGTCGTTTTCCTCGCCATCGCGGCAGCCATCGCGTCCTTCCTGCTCCCGTGGGTCAGAAACTGA